GCTCCATTCTGGGTCATTTTAAATCTCCAATCAGATATGCTTTCGGATACGGGAGTGGTGTATTTAGACAGGCTGGGTATTCCAAATCTGATGAGAAGCCTCAAATAGATATGATATTTGGCGTAACTCACCCGGATCATTTCCATTCTTTGAATATGAGACAAAACCCACATCACTATTCTTCACTTCGTTACTTTGGTTCCGAATTCGTTTCAAGATTTCAGGAAGTTGGTGCTGGAGTTTATTTCAACCCATTCGTAAACATCAATGGACATGATGTAAAATATGGTGTCGTATCCATTGAAAGATTATTGAGAGATTTAGCAACTTGGGACTCTTTCTATCTTGCAGGACGGTTACAAAAACCCGTTAAGGTACTAAAGAATGATCTTAGGGTCCAATATTGGAACCAGCTAAACTTAAAGGCTGCAGCTACAATCGCGAAGCACCAACTAACTAAGAAATACAAAGGAGAACCCTTTTcagaatttgaattttaCAAAGAGATCACATCGTTGAGTTATTTGGGTGATATCAGATACAAACTAGGTGGCGAAAATCCTAAGAAGATTGACAATATAGTCGAAAAgaatttggaaaacttcAAGTTATATTATAAGCCTATTTACAACGATGTTATGTTGAACAATTCAACGTACCTACCTCAAAATTTCACTTTAGATAATGCTACGGAACAATTAACTGAAAGAATCAGCAGAGGTTCGACGATACAAACAGCCAAGGGGGTTGTGTCAGCTGGTTTGGTAAAATCTATCAGATATGCCTGGGCTAAGAAACTGAAAGCaatgaaatcaaattaATGAACTTTTAGTTGGGAGATTTAACAAATTATGTCggttatatatatattatatacatttaAAGTTATGGACAATTTTATTTCACAATGACGagaataaaacaaaataatcATCTACGCAATGCCTCAAATCTTTTCCGTAACTCATCAATGCTATCATTGGAGacagttttatttttgcCATGAGATACTTTGACATCTTTTACCATTTCACTCGGtattttcaacttcttATCCAACGTTTCACTGTTTTGGCGAGGCTTCTTAATAACTATTGGATGTTTATCATCACCCAGCTCATCATTGTTTACAGCAAGGATGGGCTTTCCATCTTCTGAATCGGCCCCTGAATCATCTTCCGATACTCCCTCAGAGCTGTATTCATCTTTCGCTTCATCCAGTGattgttcaagatcatCAGATTCCTCTAGAGCACTATAAGGGACATCATACGTTTTTGCAATTTCACGAAGATACAATTCTACCAGGTCTTGCTTCGGTAAAGCAGGGGAGC
The Kluyveromyces marxianus DMKU3-1042 DNA, complete genome, chromosome 1 DNA segment above includes these coding regions:
- the TAM41 gene encoding putative phosphatidate cytidylyltransferase; translation: MLRTKVVRSVRHIPANKSVNELVRFQSGNNGVLKQSRIASQEVIHPSQHKFRSRTIGSANDGGECELKNKDDDLYLLEKGLRKTDERASKFTNYLYKINRLPPNYGSNQMIAIEQSLENELRSILGHFKSPIRYAFGYGSGVFRQAGYSKSDEKPQIDMIFGVTHPDHFHSLNMRQNPHHYSSLRYFGSEFVSRFQEVGAGVYFNPFVNINGHDVKYGVVSIERLLRDLATWDSFYLAGRLQKPVKVLKNDLRVQYWNQLNLKAAATIAKHQLTKKYKGEPFSEFEFYKEITSLSYLGDIRYKLGGENPKKIDNIVEKNLENFKLYYKPIYNDVMLNNSTYLPQNFTLDNATEQLTERISRGSTIQTAKGVVSAGLVKSIRYAWAKKLKAMKSN